A part of Aegilops tauschii subsp. strangulata cultivar AL8/78 chromosome 2, Aet v6.0, whole genome shotgun sequence genomic DNA contains:
- the LOC109737417 gene encoding ergosterol biosynthetic protein 28, whose protein sequence is MAEKGGRKSVPALGWWLMLVGSLRLASVWFGFFNIWALRVAVFSQTEMTEIHGRTFGVWTLLTCTLCFLCAFNLENKPLYIATFLSFIYALGHFLTEYLIYHTMAAANLSTVGFFAGTSIVWMLLQWNSHGDSRGSHAVKQS, encoded by the exons ATGGCGGAGAAGGGCGGGAGGAAGAGCGTGCCGGCGCTCGGATGGTGGCTAATGCTGGTCGGCTCCCTCCGCCTCGCCTCCGTGTGGTTCGGCTTCTTCAACATCTGGGCgctccgcgtcgccgtcttctCCCAGACTGAGA TGACTGAAATACACGGTCGTACTTTTGGGGTCTGGACACTCCTAACCTGTACACTGTGTTTTCTGTGTGCATTCAACCTAGAAAACAAGCCTCTGTATATAGCCACCTTCCTGTCATTCATCTATGCTCTTGGTCACTTTCTCACGGAGTACTTGATATATCATACCATGGCTGCAGCAAATCTTAGCACTGTTGGCTTCTTTGCAG GGACATCAATTGTATGGATGCTGCTTCAGTGGAATTCTCATGGGGATTCGCGTGGTTCCCATGCTGTCAAGCAGTCGTGA